One Parageobacillus sp. KH3-4 genomic region harbors:
- a CDS encoding thiol-disulfide oxidoreductase DCC family protein has translation MHPIILFDGVCSLCSASVQFIIARDPHAVFRFASLQSETGEALREKFGVPEVDSLVLLEDGRYYTKSSAVLRICRRLAGAWKLFYIFRLVPKPLRDNVYDFVAKHRYEWFGKRSHCLMPTPDIRARFLDD, from the coding sequence ATGCATCCAATTATCTTGTTTGACGGTGTTTGTTCGCTTTGCAGCGCGAGCGTGCAATTTATTATCGCGCGTGACCCGCATGCCGTATTTCGCTTTGCTTCTTTGCAAAGTGAAACAGGAGAGGCGCTGCGAGAAAAGTTTGGCGTTCCCGAGGTGGACAGTCTCGTGTTGCTCGAAGACGGCCGCTATTATACAAAATCGAGCGCTGTTCTCCGCATTTGCCGGCGGCTTGCTGGCGCATGGAAGCTGTTTTATATATTTCGGCTTGTTCCGAAGCCGCTGCGCGATAATGTATATGATTTTGTCGCCAAGCATCGGTATGAATGGTTCGGAAAGCGCAGCCATTGCCTGATGCCCACCCCCGACATCCGCGCGCGGTTTCTTGATGATTGA
- a CDS encoding GrpB family protein, with protein sequence MIIIARKVEVVPFCEQWVTMFAEEAEKLKQVFGAQCLRIYHIGSTAIPGMSAKPIIDILIEVHHIDHVDRYNKAMAALGYQAMGENGIPQRRFFQKGGDERTHHVHVFPTGSGHIVRHIAFKEYMIAHPEEAKAYSCLKEELAKQFPADMESYIKGKDAFVKAKEKKALDWYKQKQQGWIGVE encoded by the coding sequence GTGATCATCATCGCGCGGAAAGTAGAAGTCGTCCCGTTTTGTGAACAGTGGGTGACGATGTTTGCCGAGGAAGCGGAAAAACTGAAACAGGTATTTGGCGCGCAATGTTTGCGCATCTACCATATTGGCAGCACGGCCATCCCGGGAATGAGCGCCAAGCCTATCATTGATATTTTGATAGAAGTCCATCATATTGATCACGTCGACCGATATAATAAGGCAATGGCAGCGCTTGGCTATCAAGCGATGGGGGAAAACGGCATTCCGCAGCGCCGCTTTTTCCAAAAAGGCGGGGATGAGCGCACCCACCATGTCCATGTATTTCCGACAGGAAGCGGGCATATTGTGCGACATATCGCATTTAAAGAATATATGATCGCCCATCCCGAGGAGGCCAAGGCATACAGCTGCTTGAAAGAAGAGCTCGCCAAACAGTTTCCTGCCGATATGGAATCGTATATTAAAGGAAAAGACGCATTTGTCAAAGCAAAGGAGAAGAAAGCGCTAGACTGGTACAAACAGAAACAACAGGGATGGATTGGCGTAGAGTGA
- a CDS encoding MFS transporter codes for MTYIQTGTREYKKASLALFFGGFVTFAILYTTQPLLPIFAKEFHVSAASASLTVSVSTGILSFMMLLAAALSDRIGKKKIMVLSMIFTSGLGMIMAFSPNFISLVLLRACLGVFAAGVPSIAMAYVAEEFHPSGIGKIMGLYISGTSIGGMAGRILTSLLTDFFSWRAAMFTIGAISFVLSIIFSLTLPAPRHFFKKTLNGKTVFTAYYVHFRNKPLMSLIFLGFLFMGGFVTLYNYIGFLLTESPYSFSQSIIGFIFIVYLFGSFSSVYMGRKADQYGHSPVLKISIALTVFGAILTLAPLIFVKIIGISIFTYGFFGSHSIASAWIGEQAKINKAQASALYLLFYYLGSSLAGTAGGYFWTHFHWLGVIAFIVTLLLFSCPLIAYAQKRLE; via the coding sequence TTGACGTACATACAAACAGGCACGCGCGAGTATAAGAAAGCCAGTTTAGCGTTATTTTTCGGCGGATTTGTCACCTTTGCGATTTTATATACGACACAGCCGCTGTTGCCGATTTTCGCAAAAGAATTTCATGTTTCCGCCGCATCCGCCAGTTTAACAGTATCCGTATCCACCGGAATTTTATCCTTTATGATGCTGCTTGCAGCCGCTTTATCGGATCGCATCGGCAAAAAGAAAATCATGGTATTATCCATGATTTTTACTTCCGGATTAGGAATGATTATGGCCTTCAGTCCTAACTTTATTTCGCTTGTGCTTTTGCGCGCCTGCCTTGGCGTGTTTGCTGCAGGCGTTCCGTCCATTGCGATGGCTTATGTGGCAGAGGAGTTTCATCCGAGCGGAATCGGCAAAATTATGGGCCTGTATATTAGCGGAACAAGCATCGGAGGAATGGCAGGCCGGATTTTGACAAGCCTCCTTACCGACTTTTTTTCTTGGAGAGCCGCCATGTTTACAATAGGTGCCATTTCATTTGTTTTAAGTATTATTTTCTCGCTCACGCTCCCGGCACCGCGGCATTTCTTTAAAAAAACATTAAACGGAAAAACAGTGTTTACAGCTTATTATGTCCATTTTCGAAACAAACCGCTAATGTCACTGATCTTTCTAGGATTTCTATTCATGGGAGGATTTGTTACTTTATACAATTATATCGGATTTTTGTTGACCGAATCTCCCTACTCGTTCAGCCAATCGATTATCGGCTTTATTTTCATCGTCTATTTATTTGGCAGTTTCAGTTCTGTCTATATGGGAAGAAAAGCGGATCAATACGGCCACTCTCCTGTTTTAAAAATTTCGATTGCTTTAACGGTATTTGGCGCCATTTTAACATTAGCTCCACTGATTTTTGTGAAAATTATTGGCATTTCCATATTTACTTATGGATTTTTCGGCAGCCATTCTATCGCAAGCGCTTGGATCGGCGAACAAGCGAAAATCAATAAAGCCCAAGCGTCTGCTCTTTACCTCTTATTCTATTATTTAGGCTCCAGCCTTGCTGGCACAGCCGGCGGCTATTTTTGGACGCACTTCCATTGGCTTGGCGTCATCGCATTTATCGTCACTTTGTTGCTTTTCAGCTGTCCGCTGATTGCCTATGCTCAGAAGCGGCTCGAGTAG
- a CDS encoding NAD(P)H-hydrate dehydratase, translated as MRVVTAAEMYAIDRDTIENIGISDDSLMENAGQALFHVLKERISRSARVAVLSGTGNNGGDGFVVARMLKSYGYDVDLWIIPPKEKIKGAAKAALNVYERSGYDIKEYAGNERIFATQILYYDVIIDALLGIGIQGGVRSPYKEIIEMVNRSNAAVYAIDIPSGTPADGGEVETAVRADVTITIQCPKLGAYTFPTADYYGELAVVDIGIPPLVVERNAAARLIWEEEDVVRTLPERKRSSHKGTYGKLLVVGGSRQMTGAITLTAKAALRSGAGLLTMAVPDDIYSVVANRVPEAMYYPCPSRDGSFSGAIDVSTLDIDAIALGPGMGRTDGARQLVRALLQQPAPIVIDADALFFWNEYASLVRERKDVTVVTPHPGEMARMLGLSIDDIESDRFGLSKQLATEYGIYVVLKGPYTIVTTPDGSQYVNTTGNPAMAKGGSGDVLTGIIAAFLMQHHSMQEAVSNAVWVHGKAADMLVEDGHSQWDVLAGDLIDGISSVLSHLQKRQQ; from the coding sequence GTGAGAGTGGTTACGGCAGCGGAAATGTACGCCATCGATCGCGACACGATCGAAAACATTGGCATTAGCGATGATTCATTAATGGAAAACGCGGGGCAGGCGCTGTTCCACGTACTGAAAGAGCGAATTTCGCGTTCGGCGCGTGTAGCGGTGCTTTCGGGGACAGGGAACAACGGCGGCGACGGATTTGTCGTCGCGAGAATGTTGAAAAGCTACGGGTATGACGTGGATTTATGGATTATTCCGCCAAAAGAAAAGATAAAAGGAGCGGCAAAGGCAGCATTGAACGTTTACGAACGGTCGGGATATGACATTAAAGAATATGCCGGAAATGAACGGATTTTTGCCACACAAATTCTCTATTATGATGTGATTATTGACGCGCTGCTTGGCATTGGCATTCAAGGAGGGGTGCGCTCCCCGTATAAAGAGATCATCGAGATGGTAAATCGTTCTAACGCCGCCGTTTATGCGATTGATATACCAAGCGGAACGCCAGCCGATGGGGGAGAGGTGGAAACAGCGGTTCGCGCCGATGTGACGATCACGATTCAATGCCCGAAACTTGGGGCGTACACGTTCCCGACGGCTGATTATTATGGGGAGCTTGCCGTTGTTGATATTGGCATTCCGCCGCTTGTAGTGGAGCGGAATGCCGCGGCTCGCTTGATATGGGAGGAAGAGGATGTTGTACGGACTTTGCCGGAACGAAAACGCTCGTCCCATAAAGGAACATACGGAAAACTGCTTGTTGTTGGCGGTTCCCGACAAATGACAGGAGCGATTACGTTAACGGCAAAAGCCGCGCTGCGGAGCGGTGCAGGATTATTGACGATGGCTGTGCCGGATGACATTTATTCCGTCGTCGCCAACCGTGTTCCGGAAGCGATGTACTATCCGTGCCCGTCGCGTGACGGTTCGTTTTCCGGTGCAATCGATGTATCGACGCTGGATATCGATGCGATTGCGCTTGGTCCAGGGATGGGACGAACGGATGGGGCGCGGCAGCTCGTTCGCGCTTTATTGCAGCAGCCGGCGCCGATCGTGATTGACGCAGATGCGTTGTTTTTTTGGAACGAATATGCTTCACTCGTTCGCGAACGAAAGGATGTCACCGTTGTGACTCCGCACCCTGGGGAAATGGCACGCATGCTTGGTTTATCGATTGATGACATCGAAAGCGATCGGTTTGGCCTATCCAAACAGTTGGCAACCGAGTACGGCATTTATGTGGTTTTGAAAGGACCTTATACAATCGTCACCACGCCAGATGGTTCGCAATATGTCAATACGACGGGAAATCCAGCTATGGCGAAAGGCGGAAGCGGCGATGTGCTGACAGGAATTATTGCCGCGTTTCTCATGCAGCATCACTCTATGCAAGAAGCCGTTAGCAACGCTGTCTGGGTTCATGGAAAAGCCGCGGATATGCTTGTGGAAGACGGACATTCGCAATGGGATGTGCTCGCTGGTGATTTGATCGACGGAATTTCATCTGTGCTTTCTCACCTTCAGAAACGACAACAATAA
- a CDS encoding IclR family transcriptional regulator, protein MNKTVVKTMEMLKLFIDHERLTLQEMVELLRMPRTSVYRMAQSLVKLGFLQKTDDYYQLGLAFLSFGMLVAERLDLRKIALPIMKRLKEDTKEAVNLVIRDGDEAIYIEKVDTSEPVRVYTKVGRRAPLYAGACPRVLLTFMERDEQQRYIDNVKMVKIAKNTIVQRDTLRDIIEQDRKRQYTVSYSELEDYSAAVAVPIFNHEGKVVAGLSVAGPEHRFSPEAVERMVPMLRQAAWQISEQLGFSRKG, encoded by the coding sequence ATGAATAAAACGGTCGTCAAAACGATGGAAATGCTAAAGTTGTTCATTGATCATGAGCGGTTGACGTTGCAGGAGATGGTCGAATTATTGCGAATGCCGAGAACATCGGTTTATCGGATGGCGCAATCATTAGTCAAGCTCGGCTTTTTACAGAAAACTGACGATTATTATCAACTTGGCTTAGCATTTTTGTCGTTTGGCATGCTTGTTGCCGAGCGGCTAGACCTCCGGAAAATCGCGCTCCCGATTATGAAGCGGCTGAAAGAAGATACGAAAGAAGCAGTCAATTTAGTCATTCGCGATGGCGATGAAGCGATTTATATTGAAAAGGTCGATACGTCAGAACCGGTGCGCGTGTACACGAAAGTAGGGCGGCGTGCTCCGTTGTACGCCGGAGCGTGCCCGCGCGTATTGCTGACGTTTATGGAGCGCGACGAACAACAGCGCTACATCGACAATGTTAAAATGGTGAAAATTGCAAAAAATACGATTGTCCAGCGGGACACGTTGCGGGATATAATTGAGCAAGATCGGAAGCGGCAATATACGGTCAGCTATTCGGAATTAGAGGATTATTCCGCTGCGGTTGCGGTGCCGATTTTCAACCATGAAGGAAAAGTGGTGGCGGGGTTGAGCGTTGCTGGCCCGGAACATCGCTTTTCACCGGAGGCGGTGGAACGAATGGTTCCAATGCTGCGGCAAGCCGCTTGGCAAATTTCCGAACAGCTTGGTTTTTCAAGGAAGGGATAA